A genomic region of Cannabis sativa cultivar Pink pepper isolate KNU-18-1 chromosome 1, ASM2916894v1, whole genome shotgun sequence contains the following coding sequences:
- the LOC115707676 gene encoding uncharacterized protein LOC115707676 isoform X3 → MSTSERRRSARIYELNVRRAEQENIQNKGKKTCETTIKDSSTGHRDFNLNRGKKKVKTRSIQDLIMDTATYQVGKSGNEDHHTNFAATSAGPEIVVSKKSKLELLLSILKRRDSFEIFAEPVNPNEVDGYYDTIKEPMDFGTISRKLNGGSYKSIDAFEHDVYLVSNNAMVFNASTTVYYRQARAIKNLAQKLFVALKTNPENFESEISRMRLRGGREIKEEMEISNFGSCDESNYSLTSKGCKEERPEGVQNVNNLNESVVPSIYQSPEHMITPKENIPNNIKHNGSLAQFSKDIGSYADIISGKKLRTCTSAEDLNNRFEIPNVESRYSNVVNRGYVHYAAYGEKPIEVARKRELHLEISAPHFRSNVYNESNRDISNSINNDNVIQKTDMSSSYLRENLSFQKRKFGEFVRDEVNKVIQNTSHREKLISSCIKHFHMAKAISSTPNSTPGGIKFTEAIKEGDKKSFQEAICSDSKKIPTKQLKNFMEVVIEGESKSYQSEMPHVSTTRYTSNNQEKMFSMRKEKHLEMAEAASIMPKKFLVNPCEEAFESTTKEESKQFIPGAANECKSVPMIAMHSRMLETDSETIEETPQSFRVESHVSQEHMDKQGTGSGFFSTHLLVDEDSCILNQFMSSMTNSMNIQIPGSNGQNSIPTTMNKGINVRTVSTLDSSGPMIQGTLSARGHGDQPSTHQQLFSPPKSGSNLNQSLISPSSNVNFPCGLHKPKTLCNSGKFMQAEQTLNWRQPKQVQSPLAAQSSMQMHPRPPLVDLVSQITPQQCQGQSTSACNGPIMNQIPIHASSMQMQTIHQVDLAGPTVPSEQRGHETDVVNEQATQLNLPRIFASRRQMQRHSYQVANRASPSQK, encoded by the exons ATGTCAACTAGTGAGCGTAGAAGAAGTGCACGAATATATGAACTCAATGTGCGAAGGGCTGAACaagaaaatattcaaaataagGGTAAGAAGACATGTGAGACAACAATAAAGGATTCAAGTACTGGACATAGAGACTTCAACCTTAATCGAGGAAAAAAAAAGGTCAAGACTAGATCTATCCAAGATTTGATTATGGACACAGCTACATATCAG GTTGGAAAATCTGGCAATGAAGACCATCATACAAATTTCG cTGCTACATCAGCTGGACCTGAAATTGTTGTATCCAAAAAAAGCAAGCTTGAACTATTGCTGAGTATTTTGAAGAG GAGGGACTCTTTTGAAATATTTGCAGAGCCAGTAAACCCAAATGAG GTTGATGGATATTATGATACCATAAAAGAGCCAATGGATTTTGGAACCATTTCTAGAAAACTTAATGGTGGAAGCTACAAGTCAATAGATGCATTTGAG CATGATGTATATTTGGTATCCAACAATGCAATGGTTTTTAATGCTTCGACTACAGTATATTATAGACAG GCTCGTGCTATTAAGAATTTGGCACAAAAATTATTTGTTGCTCTCAAAACTAATCCTGAAAACTTTGAAAGTGAGATTTCCAGAATGAGGCTACGAGGTGGAAGGGAAATAAAAGAAGAGAtggaaatttcaaattttggcTCTTGTGATGAATCAAATTATAGTTTAACATCAAAAG GTTGTAAAGAAGAAAGACCTGAAGGAGTGCAAAATGTAAACAACTTGAATGAGTCAGTTGTACCTTCAATCTATCAGAGCCCAGAACATATGATCACACCTAAGGAG AATATTCCAAATAACATCAAACATAATGGTAGTTTGGCGCAATTTTCTAAAGATATAGGGTCTTATGCTGACATAATTTCTGGGAAGAAGTTACGCACATGCACCTCCGCTGAAGATTTAAATAATCGGTTTGAAATTCCTAATGTTGAATCTAGATACAGTAATGTTGTTAACAGAGGGTATGTTCATTATGCTGCGTATGGTGAAAAGCCAATTGAAGTAGCTCGAAAGCGGGAGCTTCACCTGGAAATTAGTGCTCCGCACTTTAGGAGTAATGTATACAACGAATCCAACAGAGATATTTCAAATTCTATCAACAATGATAATGTTATCCAAAAGACAGATATGAGTTCTTCATATTTGAGGGAAAATCTCAGCTTCCAAAAAAGAAAATTCGGGGAGTTTGTGAGAGATGAAGTGAATAAAGTTATCCAAAACACTAGCCACCGAGAAAAACTCATCTCAAGTTGTATTAAGCATTTCCATATGGCTAAAGCAATTTCTTCAACTCCTAACAGTACTCCAGGTGGTATAAAGTTTACAGAAGCTATAAAAGAAGGGGATAAAAAATCTTTTCAAG AGGCAATTTGTTCAGATTCCAAGAAAATTCCTACTAAGCAGCTCAAAAACTTTATGGAAGTTGTGATTGAAGGGGAAAGCAAATCTTATCAAAGTGAAATGCCACATGTTTCTACAACAAGGTACACAAGCAATAACCAAGAAAAAATGTTTTCTatgagaaaagaaaaacatCTCGAGATGGCAGAAGCAGCTTCAATAATGCCCAAGAAATTTCTTGTTAACCCATGTGAAGAAGCTTTTGAATCTACGACCAAGGAGG AGAGCAAACAATTTATCCCAGGTGCTGCTAATGAGTGTAAAAGTGTTCCAATGATAGCCATGCACTCACGTATGCTGGAAACTGATAGTGAGACCATTGAAGAAACACCCCAATCCTTCAGAGTTGAGAGCCATGTTTCCCAGGAGCATATGGATAAACAAGGCACTGGTAGTGGTTTCTTCTCCACTCACTTACTTGTAGACGAAGATTCATGCATTCTAAATCAATTCATGTCTTCTATGACAAATAGTATGAATATCCAAATACCAGGAAGTAATGGTCAAAATTCCATCCCTACTACTATGAATAAGGGTATAAATGTTCGGACAGTATCAACATTGGATTCTTCAGGTCCAATGATTCAAGGCACTTTATCTGCTAGAGGTCATGGTGATCAGCCTTCTACACATCAACAATTGTTTTCCCCACCTAAATCTGGTTCAAACTTGAACCAATCTCTCATCTCACCGAGTTCAAATGTAAACTTTCCTTGTGGATTGCATAAACCCAAAACTCTCTGCAACAGTGGTAAGTTCATGCAGGCAGAACAAACTTTGAATTGGCGACAACCAAAGCAGGTACAATCACCACTCGCAGCACAATCTTCAATGCAAATGCATCCAAGGCCACCTCTAGTTGATTTAGTAAGTCAAATTACGCCCCAACAGTGTCAAGGTCAAAGCACTTCTGCCTGTAATGGGCCAATAATGAACCAAATACCTATCCATGCTTCTTCAATGCAGATGCAAACAATACATCAAGTGGATTTAGCAGGTCCAACTGTACCGTCAGAGCAGCGAGGTCATGAAACTGATGTTGTTAATGAGCAGGCAACACAACTGAATCTCCCTCGTATCTTTGCTTCTCGAAGGCAGATGCAACGACATTCATACCAAGTAGCAAATCGAGCTTCACCCTCGCAGAAGTGA
- the LOC115707676 gene encoding uncharacterized protein LOC115707676 isoform X2: MEIHQDFLKWVQFIKILCTEPSKSSSPSIGQRRWSFVFHFKRRSFCKLLFTFVKDIFELMSTSERRRSARIYELNVRRAEQENIQNKGKKTCETTIKDSSTGHRDFNLNRGKKKVGKSGNEDHHTNFAATSAGPEIVVSKKSKLELLLSILKRRDSFEIFAEPVNPNEVDGYYDTIKEPMDFGTISRKLNGGSYKSIDAFEHDVYLVSNNAMVFNASTTVYYRQARAIKNLAQKLFVALKTNPENFESEISRMRLRGGREIKEEMEISNFGSCDESNYSLTSKGCKEERPEGVQNVNNLNESVVPSIYQSPEHMITPKENIPNNIKHNGSLAQFSKDIGSYADIISGKKLRTCTSAEDLNNRFEIPNVESRYSNVVNRGYVHYAAYGEKPIEVARKRELHLEISAPHFRSNVYNESNRDISNSINNDNVIQKTDMSSSYLRENLSFQKRKFGEFVRDEVNKVIQNTSHREKLISSCIKHFHMAKAISSTPNSTPGGIKFTEAIKEGDKKSFQEAICSDSKKIPTKQLKNFMEVVIEGESKSYQSEMPHVSTTRYTSNNQEKMFSMRKEKHLEMAEAASIMPKKFLVNPCEEAFESTTKEESKQFIPGAANECKSVPMIAMHSRMLETDSETIEETPQSFRVESHVSQEHMDKQGTGSGFFSTHLLVDEDSCILNQFMSSMTNSMNIQIPGSNGQNSIPTTMNKGINVRTVSTLDSSGPMIQGTLSARGHGDQPSTHQQLFSPPKSGSNLNQSLISPSSNVNFPCGLHKPKTLCNSGKFMQAEQTLNWRQPKQVQSPLAAQSSMQMHPRPPLVDLVSQITPQQCQGQSTSACNGPIMNQIPIHASSMQMQTIHQVDLAGPTVPSEQRGHETDVVNEQATQLNLPRIFASRRQMQRHSYQVANRASPSQK; this comes from the exons ATGGAAATCCACCAAGATTTCCTTAAATGGGTGCAATTTATTAAAATACTTTGTACAGAGCCTTCAAAAAGCTCAAGCCCTTCAATAGGGCAACGCCGATGGagttttgtttttcattttaagaGGCGCAGCTTTTGTAAGCTCTTGTTCACCTTCGTCAAGGATATCTTCG AATTAATGTCAACTAGTGAGCGTAGAAGAAGTGCACGAATATATGAACTCAATGTGCGAAGGGCTGAACaagaaaatattcaaaataagGGTAAGAAGACATGTGAGACAACAATAAAGGATTCAAGTACTGGACATAGAGACTTCAACCTTAATCGAGGAAAAAAAAAG GTTGGAAAATCTGGCAATGAAGACCATCATACAAATTTCG cTGCTACATCAGCTGGACCTGAAATTGTTGTATCCAAAAAAAGCAAGCTTGAACTATTGCTGAGTATTTTGAAGAG GAGGGACTCTTTTGAAATATTTGCAGAGCCAGTAAACCCAAATGAG GTTGATGGATATTATGATACCATAAAAGAGCCAATGGATTTTGGAACCATTTCTAGAAAACTTAATGGTGGAAGCTACAAGTCAATAGATGCATTTGAG CATGATGTATATTTGGTATCCAACAATGCAATGGTTTTTAATGCTTCGACTACAGTATATTATAGACAG GCTCGTGCTATTAAGAATTTGGCACAAAAATTATTTGTTGCTCTCAAAACTAATCCTGAAAACTTTGAAAGTGAGATTTCCAGAATGAGGCTACGAGGTGGAAGGGAAATAAAAGAAGAGAtggaaatttcaaattttggcTCTTGTGATGAATCAAATTATAGTTTAACATCAAAAG GTTGTAAAGAAGAAAGACCTGAAGGAGTGCAAAATGTAAACAACTTGAATGAGTCAGTTGTACCTTCAATCTATCAGAGCCCAGAACATATGATCACACCTAAGGAG AATATTCCAAATAACATCAAACATAATGGTAGTTTGGCGCAATTTTCTAAAGATATAGGGTCTTATGCTGACATAATTTCTGGGAAGAAGTTACGCACATGCACCTCCGCTGAAGATTTAAATAATCGGTTTGAAATTCCTAATGTTGAATCTAGATACAGTAATGTTGTTAACAGAGGGTATGTTCATTATGCTGCGTATGGTGAAAAGCCAATTGAAGTAGCTCGAAAGCGGGAGCTTCACCTGGAAATTAGTGCTCCGCACTTTAGGAGTAATGTATACAACGAATCCAACAGAGATATTTCAAATTCTATCAACAATGATAATGTTATCCAAAAGACAGATATGAGTTCTTCATATTTGAGGGAAAATCTCAGCTTCCAAAAAAGAAAATTCGGGGAGTTTGTGAGAGATGAAGTGAATAAAGTTATCCAAAACACTAGCCACCGAGAAAAACTCATCTCAAGTTGTATTAAGCATTTCCATATGGCTAAAGCAATTTCTTCAACTCCTAACAGTACTCCAGGTGGTATAAAGTTTACAGAAGCTATAAAAGAAGGGGATAAAAAATCTTTTCAAG AGGCAATTTGTTCAGATTCCAAGAAAATTCCTACTAAGCAGCTCAAAAACTTTATGGAAGTTGTGATTGAAGGGGAAAGCAAATCTTATCAAAGTGAAATGCCACATGTTTCTACAACAAGGTACACAAGCAATAACCAAGAAAAAATGTTTTCTatgagaaaagaaaaacatCTCGAGATGGCAGAAGCAGCTTCAATAATGCCCAAGAAATTTCTTGTTAACCCATGTGAAGAAGCTTTTGAATCTACGACCAAGGAGG AGAGCAAACAATTTATCCCAGGTGCTGCTAATGAGTGTAAAAGTGTTCCAATGATAGCCATGCACTCACGTATGCTGGAAACTGATAGTGAGACCATTGAAGAAACACCCCAATCCTTCAGAGTTGAGAGCCATGTTTCCCAGGAGCATATGGATAAACAAGGCACTGGTAGTGGTTTCTTCTCCACTCACTTACTTGTAGACGAAGATTCATGCATTCTAAATCAATTCATGTCTTCTATGACAAATAGTATGAATATCCAAATACCAGGAAGTAATGGTCAAAATTCCATCCCTACTACTATGAATAAGGGTATAAATGTTCGGACAGTATCAACATTGGATTCTTCAGGTCCAATGATTCAAGGCACTTTATCTGCTAGAGGTCATGGTGATCAGCCTTCTACACATCAACAATTGTTTTCCCCACCTAAATCTGGTTCAAACTTGAACCAATCTCTCATCTCACCGAGTTCAAATGTAAACTTTCCTTGTGGATTGCATAAACCCAAAACTCTCTGCAACAGTGGTAAGTTCATGCAGGCAGAACAAACTTTGAATTGGCGACAACCAAAGCAGGTACAATCACCACTCGCAGCACAATCTTCAATGCAAATGCATCCAAGGCCACCTCTAGTTGATTTAGTAAGTCAAATTACGCCCCAACAGTGTCAAGGTCAAAGCACTTCTGCCTGTAATGGGCCAATAATGAACCAAATACCTATCCATGCTTCTTCAATGCAGATGCAAACAATACATCAAGTGGATTTAGCAGGTCCAACTGTACCGTCAGAGCAGCGAGGTCATGAAACTGATGTTGTTAATGAGCAGGCAACACAACTGAATCTCCCTCGTATCTTTGCTTCTCGAAGGCAGATGCAACGACATTCATACCAAGTAGCAAATCGAGCTTCACCCTCGCAGAAGTGA
- the LOC115707676 gene encoding uncharacterized protein LOC115707676 isoform X1, protein MEIHQDFLKWVQFIKILCTEPSKSSSPSIGQRRWSFVFHFKRRSFCKLLFTFVKDIFELMSTSERRRSARIYELNVRRAEQENIQNKGKKTCETTIKDSSTGHRDFNLNRGKKKVKTRSIQDLIMDTATYQVGKSGNEDHHTNFAATSAGPEIVVSKKSKLELLLSILKRRDSFEIFAEPVNPNEVDGYYDTIKEPMDFGTISRKLNGGSYKSIDAFEHDVYLVSNNAMVFNASTTVYYRQARAIKNLAQKLFVALKTNPENFESEISRMRLRGGREIKEEMEISNFGSCDESNYSLTSKGCKEERPEGVQNVNNLNESVVPSIYQSPEHMITPKENIPNNIKHNGSLAQFSKDIGSYADIISGKKLRTCTSAEDLNNRFEIPNVESRYSNVVNRGYVHYAAYGEKPIEVARKRELHLEISAPHFRSNVYNESNRDISNSINNDNVIQKTDMSSSYLRENLSFQKRKFGEFVRDEVNKVIQNTSHREKLISSCIKHFHMAKAISSTPNSTPGGIKFTEAIKEGDKKSFQEAICSDSKKIPTKQLKNFMEVVIEGESKSYQSEMPHVSTTRYTSNNQEKMFSMRKEKHLEMAEAASIMPKKFLVNPCEEAFESTTKEESKQFIPGAANECKSVPMIAMHSRMLETDSETIEETPQSFRVESHVSQEHMDKQGTGSGFFSTHLLVDEDSCILNQFMSSMTNSMNIQIPGSNGQNSIPTTMNKGINVRTVSTLDSSGPMIQGTLSARGHGDQPSTHQQLFSPPKSGSNLNQSLISPSSNVNFPCGLHKPKTLCNSGKFMQAEQTLNWRQPKQVQSPLAAQSSMQMHPRPPLVDLVSQITPQQCQGQSTSACNGPIMNQIPIHASSMQMQTIHQVDLAGPTVPSEQRGHETDVVNEQATQLNLPRIFASRRQMQRHSYQVANRASPSQK, encoded by the exons ATGGAAATCCACCAAGATTTCCTTAAATGGGTGCAATTTATTAAAATACTTTGTACAGAGCCTTCAAAAAGCTCAAGCCCTTCAATAGGGCAACGCCGATGGagttttgtttttcattttaagaGGCGCAGCTTTTGTAAGCTCTTGTTCACCTTCGTCAAGGATATCTTCG AATTAATGTCAACTAGTGAGCGTAGAAGAAGTGCACGAATATATGAACTCAATGTGCGAAGGGCTGAACaagaaaatattcaaaataagGGTAAGAAGACATGTGAGACAACAATAAAGGATTCAAGTACTGGACATAGAGACTTCAACCTTAATCGAGGAAAAAAAAAGGTCAAGACTAGATCTATCCAAGATTTGATTATGGACACAGCTACATATCAG GTTGGAAAATCTGGCAATGAAGACCATCATACAAATTTCG cTGCTACATCAGCTGGACCTGAAATTGTTGTATCCAAAAAAAGCAAGCTTGAACTATTGCTGAGTATTTTGAAGAG GAGGGACTCTTTTGAAATATTTGCAGAGCCAGTAAACCCAAATGAG GTTGATGGATATTATGATACCATAAAAGAGCCAATGGATTTTGGAACCATTTCTAGAAAACTTAATGGTGGAAGCTACAAGTCAATAGATGCATTTGAG CATGATGTATATTTGGTATCCAACAATGCAATGGTTTTTAATGCTTCGACTACAGTATATTATAGACAG GCTCGTGCTATTAAGAATTTGGCACAAAAATTATTTGTTGCTCTCAAAACTAATCCTGAAAACTTTGAAAGTGAGATTTCCAGAATGAGGCTACGAGGTGGAAGGGAAATAAAAGAAGAGAtggaaatttcaaattttggcTCTTGTGATGAATCAAATTATAGTTTAACATCAAAAG GTTGTAAAGAAGAAAGACCTGAAGGAGTGCAAAATGTAAACAACTTGAATGAGTCAGTTGTACCTTCAATCTATCAGAGCCCAGAACATATGATCACACCTAAGGAG AATATTCCAAATAACATCAAACATAATGGTAGTTTGGCGCAATTTTCTAAAGATATAGGGTCTTATGCTGACATAATTTCTGGGAAGAAGTTACGCACATGCACCTCCGCTGAAGATTTAAATAATCGGTTTGAAATTCCTAATGTTGAATCTAGATACAGTAATGTTGTTAACAGAGGGTATGTTCATTATGCTGCGTATGGTGAAAAGCCAATTGAAGTAGCTCGAAAGCGGGAGCTTCACCTGGAAATTAGTGCTCCGCACTTTAGGAGTAATGTATACAACGAATCCAACAGAGATATTTCAAATTCTATCAACAATGATAATGTTATCCAAAAGACAGATATGAGTTCTTCATATTTGAGGGAAAATCTCAGCTTCCAAAAAAGAAAATTCGGGGAGTTTGTGAGAGATGAAGTGAATAAAGTTATCCAAAACACTAGCCACCGAGAAAAACTCATCTCAAGTTGTATTAAGCATTTCCATATGGCTAAAGCAATTTCTTCAACTCCTAACAGTACTCCAGGTGGTATAAAGTTTACAGAAGCTATAAAAGAAGGGGATAAAAAATCTTTTCAAG AGGCAATTTGTTCAGATTCCAAGAAAATTCCTACTAAGCAGCTCAAAAACTTTATGGAAGTTGTGATTGAAGGGGAAAGCAAATCTTATCAAAGTGAAATGCCACATGTTTCTACAACAAGGTACACAAGCAATAACCAAGAAAAAATGTTTTCTatgagaaaagaaaaacatCTCGAGATGGCAGAAGCAGCTTCAATAATGCCCAAGAAATTTCTTGTTAACCCATGTGAAGAAGCTTTTGAATCTACGACCAAGGAGG AGAGCAAACAATTTATCCCAGGTGCTGCTAATGAGTGTAAAAGTGTTCCAATGATAGCCATGCACTCACGTATGCTGGAAACTGATAGTGAGACCATTGAAGAAACACCCCAATCCTTCAGAGTTGAGAGCCATGTTTCCCAGGAGCATATGGATAAACAAGGCACTGGTAGTGGTTTCTTCTCCACTCACTTACTTGTAGACGAAGATTCATGCATTCTAAATCAATTCATGTCTTCTATGACAAATAGTATGAATATCCAAATACCAGGAAGTAATGGTCAAAATTCCATCCCTACTACTATGAATAAGGGTATAAATGTTCGGACAGTATCAACATTGGATTCTTCAGGTCCAATGATTCAAGGCACTTTATCTGCTAGAGGTCATGGTGATCAGCCTTCTACACATCAACAATTGTTTTCCCCACCTAAATCTGGTTCAAACTTGAACCAATCTCTCATCTCACCGAGTTCAAATGTAAACTTTCCTTGTGGATTGCATAAACCCAAAACTCTCTGCAACAGTGGTAAGTTCATGCAGGCAGAACAAACTTTGAATTGGCGACAACCAAAGCAGGTACAATCACCACTCGCAGCACAATCTTCAATGCAAATGCATCCAAGGCCACCTCTAGTTGATTTAGTAAGTCAAATTACGCCCCAACAGTGTCAAGGTCAAAGCACTTCTGCCTGTAATGGGCCAATAATGAACCAAATACCTATCCATGCTTCTTCAATGCAGATGCAAACAATACATCAAGTGGATTTAGCAGGTCCAACTGTACCGTCAGAGCAGCGAGGTCATGAAACTGATGTTGTTAATGAGCAGGCAACACAACTGAATCTCCCTCGTATCTTTGCTTCTCGAAGGCAGATGCAACGACATTCATACCAAGTAGCAAATCGAGCTTCACCCTCGCAGAAGTGA